From the Selenomonas sp. oral taxon 920 genome, the window GATGCGCACACGTTTACCATCTATGCGCAGTATAAGTATGAGGGTGGCAAGGTCGTGCCGGGGATGCTGACCTCGGCGAGCGGCGAGAACCCATCGCACTATCAGGCATATCTGAAGGAGCAGCGGAACGTCAACATCGCAAACGCCGTGCTCACACATTTGGAGTCGCTGAACCGCGACCTCAGGGAGCGCAATGTCGATGTGCCTGCCAAGGGGCAGTAATCGGAACGCATGACAAAGAGCCCGTCTCTGCAAACGCAGGGGCGGGCTCTCCTGTTTGACCGATGATAGCAGCACTTCTGTGGGAAGTCTTATTGCCGCTTGGTCAGATACCTTTTATCGTTGTGACCACTCCGCTGTGATCTTATCCAGCGCACGTTTGACCTCCGTCACGCGAGCATCGTAGGTTTTCTCGTCGTAGGTGAGGTAGCCGACCGTCATATAGACATCGGGACGAAATATCTTTTTCTTAAAATCCGGCAGCTTCTTTTTGAATGCCTCATAGAGCGTACGTCAGATTTCAGAGGCTTCGTGATAGTTGTTCTTCTTATCGTCGGTGTTTGCCCGCACCTTTACGTCAAAGATATAGGCTGCCGCTTTTTCCGTCTCCTTCCTGTTCCCAGAAAAGGCAGTATACTTGATGAAATAAAAATTAAGACAATAAGCAAAAGATTTTCTCTGAATGAGCAGTTTGTTGTCATTCTACTTGCAAAGGACTTGAGATCTTGACAACGGGGACTCTTTTGAACGGAGGGAGCAGCTCAAAACCGAAGACGTATCTTTTGATTTCTTTGAAATATGTTATAATAGGGACGAAAGTTTGGTCGAGCCAATCTCTATGGGAAAGATTTGGTGGAGCAGAGTGAAGATATTCGATAACATCACAAACACGGTGCGCGACGATCTTCGGGCAGAGATTGTGCGCGGCAGCAGGGTGTCCATTGCGGCGGCGTGTTTCTCGATGTATGCGTATCAGGAGCTGCGCGAGCAGCTGGCGTCCGTGGAGGAGTTCCGCTTCCTCTTCACCTCGCCTACATTTATTCGGGAAAAGGCAGCAAAGGAGAAGCGCGAGTTCTACATCCCGCGCATCTCGCGTGAGACGAGCCTTTACGGCACAGAGTTCGAGGTGCGCCTGCGCAACGAGATGACGCAGCGCGCGATTGCGAAGGAGTGCGCGGACTGGATCCGTGCCAAGGCGCGGTTCAAATCCAATACCGGCGGCGAGCAGATGCCAGGCTTCATGATGGTCTCTGCTGCCGAGAAGCAGACCGTCTATGTCCCGATGAGCGGTTTTACGACCGTGGATCTCGGCTGCGAGCGCGGGAACAACGCCTATAACATCGTCCAGTGCATGGACGAGCCGCAGGCAGCGCAGATGTATATGCGTACCTTCGATGAGCTCTGGAACGACCCTGTGCGTATGCAGGACGTGACAGATGCCGTCATTGAGAACATCAGCACCGCCTATGCAGAGCATGCGCCCGAGATGATCTACTTTACAACCCTCTATCACGTATTCAGTGAGTTCCTGGGTGATCTGTCCGAGAACGAGCTGCCGGATGAAAAAGTCGGATTCAAAAAGAGCAAAATATGGAGTATGCTCTACGACTTCCAGCGCGATGCCGTTCTCGCCATCATCAACAAGCTCGAGAAATACAACGGCTGCATCCTCGCGGACAGCGTCGGTCTCGGCAAGACATTTACCGCACTTGCCGTCATGAAATACTATGAGGAGTGCAACAAGAACATCCTCGTCCTGTGCCCGAAAAAGCTCGCGGAGAACTGGAACACCTACAAGGACAACTACGTCAACAACCCCCTTGCTGCGGATCGTCTGAACTACAATGTGCTCTTCCATACCGACCTCTCGCGCAGCCACGGACAGTCAAACGGGCTCGACCTGGATCGTCTGAACTGGGGGAACTATCACCTTGTCGTGATCGACGAGTCGCATAACTTCCGCAACGGCATCGGAACGCACAGCCATACGCAGGAGAACCGCTATCAGCGCCTGATGGAGCGCGTCATCCGCGCCGGCGTTCGGACCAAGGTCCTCATGCTCTCTGCGACGCCGGTCAACAACCGCTTTACCGATCTAAAGAACCAGCTCGCCCTCGCCTACGCGGGGCACGCGGCAAACCTCGACGAGCGCCTCGACACATCGAGGAGCATCGAGGACATCTTTCGGCAGGCACAGAGCGCATTCAACACATGGAGCAAAGAGGAGCCTGGGGAACGCACGACGGACACACTGCTGCGCAAACTCGACTTTGACTTCTTCGAGCTGCTCGACAGCGTTACCATCGCACGCTCGCGCAGACACATCGAGAAATATTATGACACGAGCGCCATTGGCAAATTCCCCGCACGCCTGAAACCCATCTCCCTCCGCCCGCAGCTCACAGATCTGGCGGGCGCGATCAACTATCATGAGATCTACGAGCAGCTCATGCAGCTCACACTCTGCATCTATACGCCGTCGGACTACATCCACCCGAGCAGACGCGACAAATACAAAGACCTCACCCACAACAAGGGAGAGAACCTGACGCAGACAGGGCGCGAGCGCGGCATGCAGCGGCTGATGAGCATCAACCTGCTCAAACGCCTCGAGAGCTCCGTCCACTCGTTCCGTCTGACCCTTGGTAAAATCAAGGCGGGCATCGATACTGCGATCACTGAGATCAACCGCTTCGAGCAGTCCGGCCGCGCGGAGCTCCTTCTGTATGAGATGGAGACATCCGACCTTGATATGGATGATGAGAATACAGAACTCTTTGCCGTCGGTAAAAAGGTACCCGTCGACCTGGCAGACATGGACTGGAAATCATGGCGGAGGGAGCTGAAAAAGGACAGCGAAATACTGGGCGTCCTCACGAAAATGGTGGCGGACATCACCCCTGCACACGATACGAAGCTGCAGGAACTCCTGCGCCTCATCGCGGACAAGATCGAGCACCCCATCAACGAAGGCAATCGCCGTGTTCTGGTCTTTTCGGCATTTTCTGATACAGCGGAGTACCTCTACGAGCACGTCAGTACGTATCTCAAGGAAACATACGGATGCGACACGGCGCTCATCACCGGCTCCATCGACGGGCGCACAACGATCGCGGGCTTTCGCGCAACGCTCAACAACGTACTGACCTGCTTCTCCCCCCTCTCGAAGGGGCGGGACGTACTCATGCCGAGCAGCACGGCGGACATCACTGTCCTGATCGCGACGGACTGCATCTCCGAGGGACAGAACCTGCAGGACTGCGACTACATGGTCAACTACGACATCCACTGGAACCCCGTGCGCATCATCCAGCGGTTTGGGCGCATCGACCGCATCGGCAGTCGGAATGCGTGCATACAGCTCGTGAACTTCTGGCCGGATCTGACCC encodes:
- a CDS encoding helicase-related protein, which codes for MKIFDNITNTVRDDLRAEIVRGSRVSIAAACFSMYAYQELREQLASVEEFRFLFTSPTFIREKAAKEKREFYIPRISRETSLYGTEFEVRLRNEMTQRAIAKECADWIRAKARFKSNTGGEQMPGFMMVSAAEKQTVYVPMSGFTTVDLGCERGNNAYNIVQCMDEPQAAQMYMRTFDELWNDPVRMQDVTDAVIENISTAYAEHAPEMIYFTTLYHVFSEFLGDLSENELPDEKVGFKKSKIWSMLYDFQRDAVLAIINKLEKYNGCILADSVGLGKTFTALAVMKYYEECNKNILVLCPKKLAENWNTYKDNYVNNPLAADRLNYNVLFHTDLSRSHGQSNGLDLDRLNWGNYHLVVIDESHNFRNGIGTHSHTQENRYQRLMERVIRAGVRTKVLMLSATPVNNRFTDLKNQLALAYAGHAANLDERLDTSRSIEDIFRQAQSAFNTWSKEEPGERTTDTLLRKLDFDFFELLDSVTIARSRRHIEKYYDTSAIGKFPARLKPISLRPQLTDLAGAINYHEIYEQLMQLTLCIYTPSDYIHPSRRDKYKDLTHNKGENLTQTGRERGMQRLMSINLLKRLESSVHSFRLTLGKIKAGIDTAITEINRFEQSGRAELLLYEMETSDLDMDDENTELFAVGKKVPVDLADMDWKSWRRELKKDSEILGVLTKMVADITPAHDTKLQELLRLIADKIEHPINEGNRRVLVFSAFSDTAEYLYEHVSTYLKETYGCDTALITGSIDGRTTIAGFRATLNNVLTCFSPLSKGRDVLMPSSTADITVLIATDCISEGQNLQDCDYMVNYDIHWNPVRIIQRFGRIDRIGSRNACIQLVNFWPDLTLDDYINLKPRVESRMRLSIMTSTGDDDLINPEEKGDLEYRKMQLKRLQEEVVDIEDMNDGISIMDLGLNEFRLDLLAYLKDHGDMDKKPRGLHAVVPATDELGIGVIFVLKNIRSSLGVDTRNRIHPFYMVYIGQDGTILCDYQNPKKILDDIRLLCRGKKEPIRAVYEPFNRETNDGRDMHTVSALLNDAIHSIIDVKEESDIDSLFSAGGTSALHNDIAGLDDFELICFLVVR